The following coding sequences lie in one Desulforegula conservatrix Mb1Pa genomic window:
- a CDS encoding transposase, whose translation MSERQSLSHSTWECKYHVVWIPKYRKKTIYVELRKYLGDVFRDLARQKESAILEGHL comes from the coding sequence ATGAGCGAGAGACAAAGCCTAAGCCATAGTACCTGGGAATGCAAGTATCATGTAGTATGGATTCCAAAGTATAGAAAAAAGACTATTTATGTAGAATTGAGGAAATATTTGGGAGATGTATTTCGAGATTTGGCCAGACAAAAAGAAAGTGCAATATTGGAAGGCCACTTGAT